A part of Pararoseomonas sp. SCSIO 73927 genomic DNA contains:
- a CDS encoding NAD(P)/FAD-dependent oxidoreductase — protein MLRLTEIKLPLDHEPDALRDAVLARLRVAPEEVLDITVFRRGHDARRRGAIALIYTLDVALRDEAAVLAGLAGERHVAPTPETAYRLPPAPPAPRLRPVVIGAGPCGLFAMLVLAQLGLRPILVERGTAVRQRTQDTWGLWRRSVLAPESNVQFGEGGAGTFSDGKLYSGIGDNANRIRKVLEEFVAAGAPEEILYLSKPHIGTFRLVSMVEKMRAGIEALGGEYRFGTRVEDFELGPDRALRGLHLSDGTFLEADRAVLAVGHSARDTFAALHGRGVFMEAKPFSIGVRIEHPQGLIDRCRFGPQAGHPTLGAADYKIVHHCKTPAAEGRAVYSFCMCPGGQVVAAASEPGRLVTNGMSQYSRAERNANAGIVVSITPERDYPDGPLAGLAFQRHWEERAFVVGGSNWNAPVQRVEDFLAARPSTGLGEVVPSYRPGVTPTDLSACLPYFATAAIREALPAFDRQIRGFAMGDAVMTAVETRTSSPLRIRRDGTGQSLNTPGLFPAGEGAGYAGGILSAGVDGIRAAEAVAASLSAGALVA, from the coding sequence ATGCTTCGCCTGACCGAGATCAAGCTTCCCCTGGACCACGAGCCGGACGCGCTGCGCGACGCCGTGCTCGCCCGCCTGCGCGTCGCGCCGGAGGAGGTGCTGGACATCACCGTCTTCCGCCGCGGCCACGATGCCCGCCGGCGCGGCGCCATCGCCCTCATCTACACGCTGGACGTGGCGCTGCGGGACGAGGCGGCGGTGCTGGCCGGGCTGGCGGGGGAGCGCCACGTGGCGCCCACGCCCGAGACCGCCTACCGCCTGCCCCCTGCCCCGCCCGCGCCGCGGCTGCGCCCGGTGGTGATCGGCGCCGGCCCCTGCGGCCTGTTTGCCATGCTCGTCCTCGCCCAGCTCGGCCTGCGCCCGATCCTGGTGGAGCGCGGCACGGCCGTGCGCCAGCGCACGCAGGACACCTGGGGCCTCTGGCGCCGCTCCGTCCTCGCCCCTGAATCCAACGTGCAGTTCGGCGAGGGCGGGGCGGGCACCTTCTCCGACGGCAAGCTCTATTCCGGCATCGGCGACAACGCGAACCGCATCCGCAAGGTGCTGGAGGAGTTCGTGGCGGCCGGCGCGCCGGAGGAGATCCTCTATCTCTCCAAGCCACATATCGGCACCTTCCGCCTCGTCTCCATGGTGGAGAAGATGCGCGCCGGGATCGAGGCGCTGGGCGGGGAGTACCGCTTCGGCACGCGGGTGGAGGATTTCGAGCTCGGCCCGGACCGCGCCCTGCGCGGCCTGCACCTCTCCGACGGCACCTTCCTGGAGGCGGACCGCGCGGTGCTCGCGGTCGGCCACTCCGCCCGCGACACCTTCGCCGCCCTGCACGGGCGCGGCGTGTTCATGGAGGCGAAGCCCTTCTCCATCGGCGTGCGGATCGAGCACCCGCAAGGACTGATCGACCGCTGCCGCTTCGGCCCTCAGGCCGGCCACCCCACCCTCGGCGCCGCGGACTACAAGATCGTGCACCACTGCAAGACCCCCGCCGCCGAGGGCCGCGCGGTCTATTCCTTCTGCATGTGCCCCGGCGGCCAGGTGGTGGCCGCGGCCTCCGAGCCCGGGCGCCTCGTCACCAACGGCATGAGCCAGTACTCGCGCGCCGAGCGCAACGCGAATGCCGGGATCGTCGTCTCCATCACGCCTGAGCGCGACTATCCCGACGGGCCGCTGGCCGGCCTCGCCTTCCAGCGCCACTGGGAGGAGCGCGCCTTCGTCGTCGGCGGGTCCAACTGGAACGCCCCCGTGCAGCGCGTGGAGGACTTCCTGGCCGCCCGCCCCTCCACCGGCCTCGGCGAGGTGGTTCCCTCCTACAGGCCCGGCGTCACCCCCACCGACCTCTCGGCCTGCCTGCCGTACTTCGCCACCGCCGCTATCCGCGAGGCCCTGCCCGCCTTCGACCGCCAGATCCGCGGCTTCGCCATGGGCGACGCGGTGATGACGGCGGTGGAGACCCGCACCTCCTCCCCGCTCCGCATCCGCCGTGACGGGACGGGGCAGAGCCTCAACACGCCGGGCCTGTTTCCGGCCGGGGAGGGCGCGGGCTACGCGGGCGGCATCCTCTCCGCCGGGGTGGACGGCATTCGGGCGGCCGAGGCGGTGGCGGCCAGCCTTTCCGCCGGCGCGCTGGTGGCCTGA